The DNA window TATGAACGGTTACGGAGATCCCGCACCATGGGCGGTACAGAAGAACGGGATATTTACCTTTATGTCTTTCCTGAACGTAAGCAAGTATCCGCCATCATTAATGTACTGCTGTTTAACATTGTCTGTAGGGATGATCGTGTTGGCACTTACCGAAAACGCCACCGGTAAGCTGGCTGCCTTTTTTAAAGTTTACGGCAGTGTGCCGTTCTTTTACTATGTATTACATTTCTACCTCATAAGGACGATTACGATAGCCGTGTTCTTTGCTCAGGGTTTCAAAACTTCGCAGATCATAACGCCTAACATGCCATTTCTTTTTGACCCGCCGGGGATGGGCTTTAGTCTTGGAGTAACCTACTTGTGGTGGCTAGGTATCATACTAACCCTTTACTTCCCATGCAGGTGGTTCAGCAACTATAAGAAGACCCATAAGCAATGGTGGTTAAGCTACTTGTAACAGCAGCAACTTTACTGAATACTCTTCTGTAGCTGGCTTTCAGCTTAGATGTATTGGTTTAGCACTTGCTGCAATTGACTGGCTTGCATAACGCCGCTTTGGCGCCATTTACTTTGCCCGTTTTGAAACACCATTAAAGTGGGTACGCTTTGCACGTTATAAGCGCTTGCTGCCGAAGGATTCTTGTCGATGTCTATCTTGATAATGGTGACCTTATCGCCCAGTGCGTCTTTCACCTGTTTTAATATAGGTGGCATCATTTTACACGGGCCGCACCACTCTGCAGAAAAGTCTACCAACACCGGTTTTTCCGACGCGATTATATCTTTAAAGTTTGCCATGACGTTCTCCCTGGTTAATGTTGTGTATTACTGGCTATTCTAATAGTATAACAAGTGTATCATAATAAGGTGTTACACCTGATACACCTTTTTTCTGCTCTTTTTTGCTAAGTATTTGTTTTATAATAAGATGCATAAATTACATGTTTA is part of the Mucilaginibacter terrenus genome and encodes:
- the trxA gene encoding thioredoxin, yielding MANFKDIIASEKPVLVDFSAEWCGPCKMMPPILKQVKDALGDKVTIIKIDIDKNPSAASAYNVQSVPTLMVFQNGQSKWRQSGVMQASQLQQVLNQYI